One segment of Physeter macrocephalus isolate SW-GA chromosome 3, ASM283717v5, whole genome shotgun sequence DNA contains the following:
- the RAB42 gene encoding ras-related protein Rab-42 isoform X1 — protein MEAGGCRYQFRIALLGDAAVGKTSLLLRYVAGAPGIPEPEPELESVPTVGVEFYSRTLQLRAGPRVKLQLWDTAGQERFRCITRSFYRNVVGVLLVFDVTNRKSFEHIRDWHQEVMATQGPDKPIFLLVGHKSDLQSTRCVSAQEAEELAASLGMAFMETSAKNNCNVDLAFSTLTDAIQHALQQGDVKLEEDWGGVRLIQNTQIPRPPSSTQHPGPCKC, from the exons ATGGAGGCGGGGGGCTGCCGCTACCAGTTTCGGATCGCGCTGCTGGGGGACGCGGCCGTGGGCAAGACGTCGCTGCTGCTGCGCTACGTGGCGGGCGCGCCCGGGATCCCGGAACCCGAGCCGGAGCTCGAGTCGGTGCCCACGGTGGGCGTCGAGTTCTACAGCCGCACTCTGCAGCTGCGGGCCGGGCCGCGCGTGAAGCTGCAGCTCTGGGACACGGCGGGCCAAGAGCGCTTCAG GTGCATCACCAGGTCCTTTTACCGGAATGTGGTGGGTGTCCTGCTGGTCTTTGATGTGACAAACAGGAAGTCCTTTGAACACATCCGGGACTGGCACCAGGAGGTCATGGCCACTCAGGGCCCCGACAAGCCGATCTTCCTGCTGGTTGGCCACAAGAGTGACCTGCAGAGCACCCGTTGTGTCTCGGCCCAGGAGGCAGAGGAGCTGGCTGCTTCCCTGGGCATGGCCTTCATGGAGACCTCCGCCAAAAATAACTGCAACGTGGACCTGGCCTTCAGCACCCTCACTGATGCCATCCAGCATGCCCTGCAGCAGGGGGACGTCAAACTGGAGGAGGACTGGGGGGGTGTCCGGCTCATCCAGAACACCCAAATCCCCAGGCCCCCCAGCAGCACACAGCACCCGGGCCCATGCAAGTGTTGA